A single region of the Salvia miltiorrhiza cultivar Shanhuang (shh) chromosome 8, IMPLAD_Smil_shh, whole genome shotgun sequence genome encodes:
- the LOC130998038 gene encoding uncharacterized protein LOC130998038 — translation MAERLRGGNYRKLVVTESGHPIKRQFWVTLMNRTKELEPDHVDAYMMTLRHRLVSGTDLLQDIDHRSHIILDAEFFTYLDREYNELMANARRMFSSPSEQRFINSEAIVMGWQSHANRMYSVYGRGTSSSQGDWMDAIAVIVPVFVLQRFVICSIDMLTGKCRVFDPNLYRILAQERHDMLRALAPLGLLFYRVLEVSLWFERTRIVENPRQNLEWRQLQIEYADPAEQFTQADRWSSGVFACMAVERLIADSPSLSWGNDHVQEYRHKIGSAIYEFCTTPNTL, via the exons ATGGCGGAGCGTCTCCGTGGTGGGAACTACAGGAAGTTGGTGGTGACAGAGAGTGGGCACCCGATCAAGAGGCAGTTTTGGGTGACTCTCATGAACAGGACTAAAGAGCTCGAGCCCGAC CATGTAGATGCGTACATGATGACGCTGAGGCATAGGCTGGTGAGCGGTACAGACCTGCTTCAGGACATCGATCACAGGAGCCATATCATATTGGATGCGGAATTCTTC ACTTATTTGGATAGAGAATACAATGAGCTTATGGCGAATGCGCGCCGTATGTTTAGCTCTCCTTCAGAGCAGCGTTTTATAAACTCTGAGGCAATTGTGATGGGGTGGCAGTCGCACGCCAACCGTATGTATTCAGTGTATGGCAGGGGTACCTCATCGAGTCAGGGAGATTGGATGGATGCCATTGCG GTCATTGTTCCTGTGTTTGTCCTTCAGCGTTTCGTTATCTGTAGCATTGATATGCTCACGGGTAAATGCCGCGTCTTTGATCCGAACTTGTATCGGATCCTGGCACAGGAACGCCACGACATGCTGCGCGCTCTTGCTCCTTTGGGCCTCCTTTTCTACCGGGTGCTTGAGGTGTCCCTTTGGTTCGAGCGGACACGCATTGTGGAGAACCCGAGACAGAATCTCGAATGGCGTCAGCTCCAGATCGAGTATGCCGATCCTGCCGAGCAGTTCACACAGGCTGACCGATGGAGCTCTGGTGTTTTCGCGTGCATGGCTGTAGAGCGTTTGATCGCAGACTCGCCGAGCCTGTCATGGGGCAATGACCATGTTCAGGAGTATAGGCACAAGATAGGCAGTGCCATCTATGAGTTCTGCACGACCCCCAATACACTTTGA
- the LOC131000781 gene encoding uncharacterized protein LOC131000781, with protein sequence MEFVRYIYVRYNGLVDGIHYVGGDTEVLPLVNETIESLMCSVNNIMRTHSLSSSYQLYYLATNLFGREMKCGLATDDDVEALLATADYPMVYVEHYNGPIVEEAYIPTFNFAEPSGHVDEAQCSQYETPYYHHTSFHGVQSSPPRQYFNWDGQPLDESAWNQTERLNEVCGRLNDVRTDDEPEHEAEGSVASGDDDDSDDEEFDPALEVGTASDASEDLLDDDLIDFTETERAGWIRQPTAETGDLTNWLVPLIPVDASASLVARESDPSRVDDLQKNSFYNSKDDLIIAVGLWNMKRGTETKVVRSDPGRVYFSCKHSDNCNFDLRASVHGRGMWRVHKLKEHSCEGDLRTAKKIKAHSKVVAAFVANRIRDDGEVIKPKSIMAELVRDFGIKIKYDVALRARNLGMDMIYGRVDDSFLLLPRYLYALKEANPGTLYDLDVDVDCRFKHLFVALWASISPFYFHLRPVIVVDGTHLKGKNSGILFVAVTKDGNEAVFPLAIGVGPIENDESWKWFMSHLRGACGEPDNLLIVSDAHVSIANAVKSEFPNATHGICYYHLLNKMKGYGPGVAELFRQAAYAYEQSDYTRAMSAMAALKPKAYEKLLRVGPEKWARSQCPVSRYSFLTSNAAESFNARLLWARRLPICSMLEAVRLVVEQWFNDRLAAAQESDENLTPEAKQKLSAELVKSRRYTAKRTTERKYRVRASGRHYMVDLQKQSCECNEFNEDQMPCSHAIAAITEANESVEDYVHSYYWNSSLVDTYSGDVNHLPPIENWNIPFRIASQLILPNLSRRQAGRPKETRVRSAGERPTQNTSTAEASTSSKKRAPKTCGLCGGSGHTRRSCKGTATDA encoded by the exons atggaattcgttagatacatatatgtgagatacaacggacTCGTCGATGGTATACACTATGTTGGTGGGGATACAGAGGTCCTTCCCCTCGTCAACGAAACTATTGAGAGCCTGATGTGCAGCGTCAACAATATTATGAGGACGCATTCGTTGAGCTCGAGCtaccaattgtattatttggcgaccaatctaTTTGGTAGGGAGATGAAATGTGGCTTGGCCACAGACGATGACGTGGAAGCCTTGTTGGCAACTGCCGActatcccatggtgtacgttgagcactACAACGGTCCGATTGTAGAAGAAGCCTACATCCCTACTTTTAATTTTGCTGAACCTTCGGGACACGTAGATGAAGCACAATGCAGTCAGTATGAGACGCCGTATTATCATCATACGTCGTTTCATGGTGTCCAGAGCTCGCCTCCACGACAATATTTTAATTGGGATGGACAACCGCTAGACGAATCTGCATGGAATCAAACCGAAAGGCTTAATGAAGTATGTGGGAGATTGAACGATGTGCGGACAGATGATGAACCTGAGCACGAAGCTGAAGGCTCGGTTGCATCAGGAGACGATGATGATTCTGATGACGAAGAATTTGACCCTGCGCTCGAGGTGGGCACTGCTTCTGatgcctctgaggatttattagacgacGATCTAATTGATTTCACGGAgaccgagcgagcaggttggatccgacaaCCGACAGCCGAGACCGGTgatctaactaattggttagttcccttgattccagtggacgcctCGGCTTCGCTggttgctcgcgagagtgaccCTTCTAGAGTTGATGATCTGCAGAAGAATTCTTTTTACAACAGCAAAGACGACCTGATCATTGCTGTTGGTTTGTGGAACATGAAGCGAGGCACTGAGACAAAAGTTGTCCGCTCAGATCCGGGACGAGTCTATTTCTCGTGCAAGCACTCTGACAACTGCAATTTCGATCTTCGTGCGTCTGTTCACGGCCGAGGGATGTGGAGAGTGCATAAGTTGAAAGAGCATTCATGCGAAGGGGACTTGCGCACAGCTAAAAAAATCAAGGCGCACTCGAAGGTGGTGGCAGCGTTTGTGGCAAACAGAATACGCGATGATggagaggtcattaagccgaaatcCATCATGGCTGAGTTAGTACGCGATTTcggcatcaaaatcaaatatgatgtcgcgctgcgtgcaagaaatctcgGGATGGATATGATATACGGTCGAGTTGATGATTCGTTCCTCCTGCTCCCAAGATATCTGTATGCCCTGAAGGAAGCGAATCCTGGCACCTTATATGATTTGGACGTAGATGTAGACTGCCGGTTCAAACATTTGTTTGTTGCTCTGTGGGCTTCCATCTCACCTTTCTACTTTCACCTTCGACCAGTGATTGTGGTTGACGGCACACACCTGAAGGGCAAAAATAGTGGCATTTTGTTTGTCGCCGTGACAAAAGACGGAAACGAGGCAGTTTTTCCCTTGGCGATCGGTGTCGgtccgatcgagaatgatgagtcgTGGAAGTGGTTTATGTCACATCTGAGAGGTGCTTGCGGCGAGCCCGATAACTTACTTATTGTATctgatgcgcatgtctccatcgctaatgctgtgaagagcgagtttccaaatgctactcacggtATTTGCTACTACCACTTGTTGAACAAGATGAAGGGTTACGGGCCCGGTGTTGCTGAGCTTTTCCGCCAGGCTGCATACGCCTACGAGCAATCAGATTACACGCGTGCAATGTCAGCCATGGCTGCTCTGAAGCCAAAGGCGTACGAGAAGTTGTTGCGCGTAGGCCCGgagaagtgggcacgatcacaaTGTCCTGTGTCCCGTTACAGTTTCCTTACATCCAATGCCGCCGAGAGTTTTAATGCACGTTTGCTGTGGGCCAGGCGTCTTCCAATCTGCTCGATGTTGGAGGCAGTCAGATTAGTTGTCGAGCAGTGGTTCAACGACAGGCTTGCGGCCGCACAAGAGAGCGATGAAAATCTGACTCCGGAGGCAAAACAGAAGCTCAGTGCAGAACTTGTAAAAAGTCGTCGTTACACAGCCAAGAGGACCACCGAGAGAAAATACAGGGTTCGTGCTAGTGGTCGCCATTATATGGTTGACCTTCAAAAGCAGAGCTGTGAATGCAACGAATTCAACGAGGACCAGATgccgtgttctcatgcgatTGCAGCCATTAC TGAGGCGAACGAGTCAGTGGAGGATTACGTGCACTCTTACTACTGGAACAGTTCACTAGTTGACACATACTCTGGTGACGTTAACCACTTGCCTCCCATAGAGAATTGGAATATTCCTTTCCGAATTGCATCTCAGCTTATTTTACCAAATCTCTCTCGGCGACAAGCTGGTCGTCCAAAGGAAACTCGAGTTCGATCCGCAGGTGAAAGGCCGACTCAAAACACATCAACAGCGGAGGCATCAACTAGTAGCAAGAAACGAGCACCCAAAACGTGTGGTCTATGTGGCGGGTCTGGTCACACACGTCGATCGTGCAAGGGTACGGCCACCGATGCGTAG
- the LOC131000780 gene encoding scarecrow-like protein 9, with amino-acid sequence MGTISRCDSRNEFQLSYAAECGGYNPSQAAVHHSSEAPVPCDYFDGVFDYIKQMLMEEDDLDHRPCMFHDCSALQAAEKYFSDALGDRASSPPPPPLDFGGSASGNFPPCSDIVRDVSTISCDLDWLAESRAVVVDSNLPDQDSRNFHQVLGERRRNSSDDAAAAVKKTRDRGDSEEERRSKQFAGYAEESVQLDKYDKSLLCPKLNPRFYDDSPPSLDEDDDDDSEEESKKQYRKTKEVKRGRPKGSKKNRKVSQVVDLRTLLTRCAEAVSTFNAAAAQTLLKQIRNHSSPYGDPNERLAHCFANALEARMSGTGSALYTASAARSIPAAQLLKSYQTYVTACPFKRMSNIFANKSIGKLSREATKLHIIDFGILYGFQWPCIIHGLSLKPGGPPTLKITGIDYPQPGFKPAERVEQTGRRLVECCKRFNVPFEYKAIAERWDDVGLEDLEIERDEMVVVNCLYRLRHTADESDGVNSQRDAVLKLIKRINPQVLVHGVVNGSYNASYFPTRFKEALFHYSSAFDMMEATLPREDEDRLLYEREVYGRDVMNVIACEGPQRLERPDTYKQWQLRNQRAGFRLLPLNREIVEEVRAKVRSDYHSDFLLEEDGGWLLQGWKGRVMYALSCWKTSN; translated from the coding sequence ATGGGGACTATTTCGCGGTGTGATTCAAGGAATGAATTCCAGTTGAGCTACGCAGCAGAATGCGGCGGATACAACCCTTCGCAGGCGGCGGTGCATCACAGCAGCGAAGCTCCGGTGCCGTGCGACTACTTCGACGGCGTCTTCGACTACATCAAGCAGATGCTGATGGAGGAAGACGACTTAGATCACAGACCCTGCATGTTCCATGACTGCTCCGCTCTCCAAGCCGCCGAGAAATACTTCAGCGATGCCCTCGGCGACAGAGCCTCctcgccgccaccgccgccgctcgaTTTCGGCGGATCTGCATCCGGTAATTTTCCTCCGTGCTCCGACATCGTCAGGGATGTTTCCACGATCTCCTGCGATTTAGATTGGCTGGCAGAGAGCCGCGCCGTCGTCGTCGATTCCAATCTACCCGATCAGGATTCTAGAAACTTCCATCAAGTTCTTGGGGAAAGAAGGCGAAACTCTTCGGATGACGCCGCCGCCGCAGTGAAGAAAACTCGCGACCGCGGCGACAGCGAGGAAGAGCGGAGGAGCAAGCAATTCGCAGGGTATGCAGAGGAGTCGGTGCAACTGGACAAGTACGACAAAAGCTTGCTCTGTCCGAAGCTGAACCCCCGATTCTACGACGACTCCCCGCCTTCCCTAGAtgaagacgacgacgacgacagCGAGGAGGAAAGCAAAAAGCAGTACAGAAAGACGAAAGAGGTGAAACGAGGCAGACCCAAAGGCAGCAAGAAAAACCGCAAAGTAAGCCAAGTTGTGGATCTCCGCACCCTCCTCACCCGCTGCGCCGAAGCCGTCTCCACCTTCAACGCCGCTGCCGCCCAAACTCTCTTGAAGCAGATCAGAAACCACTCCTCCCCCTACGGCGATCCCAACGAGCGATTAGCACACTGCTTCGCCAACGCGCTCGAAGCCCGAATGTCCGGCACCGGTTCCGCACTATACACGGCCTCCGCCGCCAGGTCCATTCCGGCGGCGCAGCTTCTCAAATCGTATCAAACCTACGTGACGGCATGCCCCTTCAAGAGAATGTCCAACATTTTCGCAAACAAATCCATAGGAAAATTATCCAGAGAAGCAACGAAGCTCCACATCATAGATTTCGGGATTCTATACGGCTTCCAATGGCCTTGCATCATCCATGGCCTCTCGCTGAAGCCGggagggcctccgacgctcaagatCACAGGGATCGACTACCCTCAGCCGGGGTTCAAGCCGGCCGAGAGAGTGGAGCAGACGGGGCGGCGCCTGGTGGAGTGCTGCAAGAGATTCAACGTCCCCTTCGAGTACAAAGCCATCGCCGAGAGGTGGGATGATGTAGGGTTGGAAGAtctagagatagagagagacgAAATGGTGGTGGTGAACTGCTTGTACAGGCTGAGGCACACCGCGGACGAGTCGGACGGCGTGAACAGCCAGCGCGACGCGGTGCTGAAGCTGATCAAGAGAATAAACCCCCAAGTGTTGGTCCATGGAGTGGTGAACGGGAGCTACAACGCGTCCTACTTCCCGACGAGGTTCAAGGAGGCGCTGTTCCACTACTCGTCGGCGTTCGACATGATGGAGGCGACGCTGCCAAGGGAGGATGAGGACAGGCTGCTGTACGAGAGGGAGGTGTACGGGCGGGATGTGATGAACGTGATCGCGTGCGAGGGTCCACAGAGGCTGGAGAGACCCGATACTTACAAGCAGTGGCAGCTCAGGAATCAGCGGGCCGGCTTCCGCCTGCTTCCTTTGAACCGGGAAATCGTGGAGGAGGTGAGGGCCAAAGTCAGATCGGATTACCACTCTGATTTTCTGTTGGAGGAAGATGGTGGGTGGCTGCTGCAAGGCTGGAAAGGCAGAGTTATGTACGCGCTCTCTTGTTGGAAAACTTCTAACTGA